A genome region from Penaeus vannamei isolate JL-2024 chromosome 20, ASM4276789v1, whole genome shotgun sequence includes the following:
- the HDAC6 gene encoding uncharacterized protein HDAC6 isoform X1 gives MTEDKENVLQPPRKNSGKGARTRRRGSVPVGAGGAKEGEGETGKPRRLAGIRPRISIEELRNAYKRQASTPQEEILPMFDPMAKAQESKGVTRGKTGLVYDERMAEHRCLWDANYPECPERLTHTLERCRQLRLIERCEPILPRSATEDEILKRHSRSHLYLLWSTKDEKNEEKLETISSHFDSIYIHPETHELALLAAGSTIDLVDAVMAGKIQNGMALIRPPGHHAMTTEFCGYCFFNNVALAAQVALEKHKLSRILIVDWDVHHGQGTQQMFYEDPRVLYFSIHRYENGTFWPELRESDYDNVGAGQGRGFNFNVPLNKTQMKNEDYLAVFHQVLLPVAYEFNPELVIVSAGYDAAVGCPEFDPELVLVSSGYDAAVGDEKAKMEITPAFYAHLTSSLMALANGRVAVVFEGGYCLDSLAEGAALTLSALLGDPCPKLLDPISKPSLSMCESLLNLIYVQRPYWKCFQYQGSFSVHEKTNGDTGERHIPTLSYLGNATKPLKYDTRNCYPVQSQEAKEKIGLQLARLKQDKPPQMFGNNRLCLVYDEAMSNHHSLLEKEHPERPERTERIWKTLKQFGIIERATLLQSRYATQQELELIHTHEHVNLMASTSAQSEKELLSMQDKYKSIYLHPKSNEAALLAAGSLLQVIDDVCSNKSLSGIGVIRPPGHHAEQDHPHGFCLYNNVAVAAKYAITHHGCERVLILDWDVHHGNGVQHAFEADPKVLYISIHRYDHGLFFPSSEDANYDQVGSGEGEGYTVNIPWNKAKNQRRIGSGMGDAEYMSAMLQVVMPIAYQYDPQLVLVSAGFDAARGDPLGGCRVTPECYGHMTRLLSSLAGGRMVLALEGGYNLSSISYCMTMCAKALLGDPLPSLESGLVPNKNAVQSISDTIKTHKKYWTALSFQVDLPVEDVLCQGFGGGAQPVESGASGSEVSSCNVSPVSTPSTASPPYVSAPSSPDKTWKNGKCKDNGASPQLECNSGRTKCDSEQMDIDITPNPELQKSVRCRVKSEKAASASVAEQRDVKAGGMQKQFGSEGSSRMSRRKVGDQGGTGESANHTSTPIRPSRPVKNVGLMLRAAASCAGIVKGTTAIVTSENTCDACYKATTLDSGSINGILKQCKELKLLHACTRLEPRPASEEEILSVHTKETLESHVQRGTCSKSPCLGNPALTAAGSFVELISEVVQGNVLNGLALLQISDHASSGDQIISNNYINNLAVGTQYALDNVGLQRVLIVNWNAQNGYNTQNLFYSDPRVLMFSVNLTDDRSATKESVDRRGENKGLGYTFDLSLNRDSQSKNFTQGDYLTILHQIILPVAYEFCPELVLLAIGNDLVHQSPTVSPLIYSHITTMLMPLAQGHLAVMLEVGNAKEITKDIAAATLSALLDKAVELLPVIYENTSEVQDSVVNMINVQATTWKSLKQHAQASCINAKKQANASLTVLCDEQQRIAKAFDGCVTTPTHTLCLAYDEGMMEHFSYDDETHPERPERISCIFQRLQEFGIVGRCHHVKARLASAAELETVHSPKHIKFMSSLHSKKPRELQGMQNSFESIFFHRQTNNAALLASGSLLEVVDSVLRGESRRGLAVIRPPGHHAEKTEPCGFCIYNNVAVAAKHAIGAHGLSRVLIVDWDVHHGNGIQHMFEDDPQVLYVSIHRYDNGKFFPGSPDANYNRAGTKKGKGYNVNIPWNKSGMGDGDYMAAMVEVILPIAYQFNPELVLVSAGFDAAVGDPLGGCKVSPECYGHMTKLLSCLAGGRVIVALEGGYNLNTISYCMTMCAKALLGDPLIPLSQGLAACSSACETLNNVVSVHQKFWSALDLQSKGMASSNQKSKKITKPSPSVDLTDRSPEIPDRKTGLDELTSTLSQMSLGKEREGAKSTEVVEVKMEEEDGAVGGACATQAEGLNTFLLTEVSGAESMYAVVPLQWCPHLESVQPVPKSSLDAFSPCEECKDLSENWVCLTCYKVLCGRFVNEHMLMHGVMEEHYMVLSYADLSVWCYSCDSYIHHEILQEAKRAAHISKFGEDIPGSL, from the exons aTGACGGAGGACAAGGAAAATGTTCTCCAACCCCCACGGAAGAACTCAGGAAAGGGAGCGAGGACCCGGCGACGTGGGAGTGTCCCGGTAGGAGCAGGTGGAgccaaagaaggggagggggagacag GGAAACCACGCCGATTGGCAGGGATTAGACCAAGAATCTCCATTGAAGAACTGAGAAATGCATACAAACGGCAAGCTTCCACACCTCAGGAGGAAATATTACCAATGTTCGATCCTATGGCCAAG GCTCAGGAGAGCAAAGGAGTCACCCGTGGAAAAACTGGTCTGGTCTACGATGAACGCATGGCCGAGCACCGATGTCTGTGGGACGCCAACTACCCTGAGTGTCCTGAGAGACTGACACACACCCTAGAAAG ATGTCGGCAGCTGAGATTAATCGAGCGTTGTGAGCCAATATTGCCAAGAAGTGCAACTGAAGACGAGATCCTGAAAAGGCATTCTCGGTCACATCTCTACCTCTTGTGGAGTACGAAGGAtgagaaaaacgaggaaaaactGGAAACCATCTCTTCGCACTTTGActcaatatatattcatcca GAAACCCATGAACTTGCACTCTTGGCAGCAGGGAGCACCATAGATCTAGTGGATGCAGTAATGGCTGGAAAGATTCAGAATGGAATGGCTCTTATTAG ACCTCCAGGACATCACGCAATGACGACGGAGTTTTGTGGTTATTGTTTCTTCAATAATGTAGCTCTGGCGGCTCAGGTGGCCTTGGAGAAACACAAGCTGTCACGTATTCTGATTGTGGATTGGGACGTTCACCATGGCCAGGGTACTCAGCAGATGTTTTATGAGGATCCAAG GGTCTTGTACTTCTCCATCCACCGCTATGAAAATGGAACCTTCTGGCCTGAGCTTCGGGAAAGTGACTACGACAATGTTGGAGCTGGTCAGGGTCGAGGTTTCAACTTCAACGTACCTCTAAACAAGACTCAGATGAAGAATGAGGATTATTTAGCAGTATTTCATCAGGTCCTCCTTCCTGTGGCATATGAG TTCAATCCAGAGTTGGTCATAGTGTCAGCAGGATATGATGCAGCTGTTGGATGTCCAGAG TTTGATCCTGAGTTGGTTCTTGTTTCCTCTGGTTATGATGCTGCAGTAGGTGATGAGAAGGCAA AAATGGAGATTACCCCTGCCTTTTATGCTCACCTCACCTCTAGTCTCATGGCTCTGGCAAATGGACGTGTAGCTGTTGTCTTTGAG GGTGGCTACTGTCTTGATTCGCTAGCAGAAGGAGCTGCTCTGACGCTTAGTGCCCTTCTGGGAGACCCTTGCCCAAAGCTTCTGGATCCCATTTCCAAACCCTCACTAAG CATGTGTGAGTCTCTGCTCAATCTTATCTACGTCCAGAGGCCATACTGGAAGTGTTTCCAGTACCAAGGGTCCTTCTCTGTCCACGAGAAGACGAATGGGGACACGGGAGAGCGCcacatccccaccctctcctacctcGGCAATGCGACAAAGCCCCTTAAGTACGATACAAGGAACTGCTATCCTGTCCAGTCACAGGAGGCCAAGGAAAAGATCGGGCTCCAGTTAGCCAGGCTGAAGCAAG ATAAACCTCCTCAGATGTTTGGGAATAATAGACTCTGCTTGGTGTATGATGAGGCCATGAGTAATCACCATAGTTTGTTGGAAAA AGAGCATCCAGAAAGAccggaaagaacagagagaatatGGAAAACTCTGAAGCAGTTTGGCATCATAGAAAGAGCAACTCTCTTGCAG TCACGATATGCCACACAGCAAGAGCTAGAGCTCATTCACACACATGAGCATGTAAACCTAATGGCAAGCACAAGTGCACAGAGTGAAAAGGAGCTCTTGAGTATGCAGGATAAGTACAAGTCGATATACCTTCACCCCAAGAGCAATGAAGCTGCTCTTCTTGCCGCTGGGAGCCTCTTGCAG GTTATAGATGACGTATGCAGTAACAAAAGCTTAAGTGGAATAGGAGTAATTCGTCCTCCGGGCCACCATGCTGAGCAGGATCATCCGCATGGCTTCTGTTTGTACAACAATGTGGCCGTTGCTGCTAAGTATGCCATTACCCACCATGGTTGTGAAAG AGTGCTGATCCTTGACTGGGATGTTCACCACGGTAATGGCGTGCAGCATGCATTCGAGGCTGATCCAAAGGTCCTCTACATTTCCATCCACCGTTATGACCAcggcctcttcttcccttcttctgaaGATGCCAATTATGACCAGGTTGGCTctggagagggggaaggctaCACAGTCAATATTCCATGGAATAag GCTAAAAATCAAAGGAGAATAGGG AGTGGTATGGGAGACGCGGAGTACATGTCAGCAATGCTACAGGTGGTAATGCCGATAGCATACCAGTACGACCCCCAGTTAGTGCTTGTGTCGGCAGGGTTTGACGCAGCTCGTGGTGACCCGCTTGGAG GTTGTCGTGTCACTCCTGAATGCTATGGCCACATGACCAGGCTCTTGTCAAGCTTAGCCGGGGGCCGCATGGTCCTGGCACTAGAAGGCGGCTACAACCTAAGCAGTATCAGTTACTGCATGACTATGTGTGCCAAGGCTCTTCTGGGCGATCCTCTACCCTCGCTTGAGTCGGGACTTGTGCCTAACAAGAATGCTGTGCAATCCATATCTGATACCATTAAAACCCATAAAAAGTACTGGACAGCTCTTTCCTTCCAG GTTGATCTTCCTGTTGAGGATGTTCTGTGCCAAGGCTTTGGAGGTGGGGCCCAACCTGTGGAGTCAGGTGCTTCTGGTTCTGAAGTCTCTTCATGTAATGTGTCTCCTGTCTCCACTCCGTCCACTGCATCCCCTCCTTATGTCTCTGCTCCATCTTCTCCTGATAAGACTTGGAAGAATGGAAAGTGTAAGGATAACGGAGCATCTCCACAATTGGAATGCAACTCTGGAAGGACCAAGTGTGATTCAGAACAAATGGACATAGACATTACACCAAACCCTGAATTGCAGAAGTCTGTGAGATGCAGAGTGAAAAGTGAAAAAGCTGCTTCAGCCTCAGTTGCAGAACAAAGGGATGTAAAAGCTGGAGGAATGCAGAAACAGTTTGGTTCAGAAGGAAGTTCAAGGATGAGCAGGAGAAAGGTTGGGGATCAAGGTGGCACAGGGGAGAGCGCTAACCACACATCGACACCCATCCGGCCAAGTAGACCAGTAAAAAATGTAGGCCTTATGCTCAGAGCTGCTGCATCATGTGCTGGAATTGTGAAAGGAACAACAGCTATTGTTACCAGTGAAAATACCTGTGATGCTTGTTATAAAGCAACCACACTAGATTCTGGAAGCATTAATGGGATTCTAAAACAATGTAAAGAATTGAAACTTTTACATGCATGTACAAGATTAGAGCCAAGACCAGCATCTGAGGAGGAAATTTTGTCAGTCCACACCAAAGAAACACTGGAAAGTCATGTGCAGAGAGGGACATGTAGCAAAAGCCCCTGTTTGGGCAACCCTGCACTGACTGCAGCTGGAAGCTTTGTAGAGTTGATTAGTGAAGTGGTACAGGGGAATGTGCTCAATGGTTTAGCTCTTTTACAGATATCTGATCATGCCAGTTCAGGTGATCAGATAATTAGCAATAACTACATTAATAATTTAGCAGTTGGAACTCAGTATGCTTTAGATAATGTTGGGCTACAAAGGGTGCTCATTGTTAACTGGAATGCTCAGAATGGTTATAATACTCAGAATCTTTTCTACAGTGATCCAAGAGTCTTAATGTTTTCTGTTAACCTCACTGATGATCGGAGTGCAACCAAAGAGTCAGTTGACAGACGAGGAGAGAACAAGGGCCTCGGTTATACCTTTGATTTAAGCCTTAATAGAGATTCCCAGAGTAAAAACTTCACCCAAGGAGATTATCTCACAATACTCCACCAAATCATCTTACCTGTGGCCTATGAATTTTGCCCAGAGTTGGTTCTCTTAGCAATTGGGAATGACTTAGTGCACCAATCCCCAACAGTGTCTCCACTCATTTATTCTCATATAACTACAATGTTGATGCCTTTAGCTCAAGGCCATTTAGCTGTGATGTTAGAGGTTGGAAATGCCAAGGAAATAACCAAAGATATTGCTGCTGCCACATTGTCAGCACTGCTAGACAAAGCAGTAGAACTTTTGCCAGTAATTTATGAAAACACATCAGAAGTACAAGATTCAGTTGTTAATATGATAAACGTACAAGCAACAACCTGGAAGAGTTTAAAACAACATGCTCAGGCCTCCTGTATTAATGCAAAGAAGCAGGCAAATGCATCTTTAACAGTATTGTGTGATGAACAGCAAAGAATTGCCAAAGCATTTG ATGGTTGTGTAACTACCCCCACACATACGCTTTGCCTTGCCTATGATGAGGGAATGATGGAACACTTCAGCTATGATGATGAGACTCACCCTGAAAGGCCAGAGAGAATTAGTTGCATCTTCCAGCGGTTGCAAGAATTTGGCATTGTTGGCCGCTGCCACCATGTGAAG GCAAGGTTAGCCTCAGCAGCAGAGTTAGAAACTGTCCACAGCCCTAAGCACATCAAATTTATGTCAAGTTTACACAGCAAGAAGCCGAGAGAGTTGCAAGGAATGCAGAACAGCTTTGAATCCATCTTCTTCCATCGTCAGACAAATAATGCTGCTCTTTTGGCTTCAGGCTCTCTCCTGGAA GTAGTTGACAGCGTTCTAAGAGGTGAAAGCCGACGTGGACTCGCAGTTATACGTCCTCCTGGCCACCATGCAGAGAAGACTGAGCCATGTGGTTTCTGCATATACAACAATGTAGCCGTGGCTGCGAAACATGCCATTGGAGCTCATGGTTTGAGTCG AGTACTGATCGTGGACTGGGATGTGCATCACGGCAACGGGATACAGCACATGTTTGAAGATGACCCACAAGTCCTTTATGTCTCAATCCACCGCTATGATAATGGCAAGTTCTTCCCAGGCAGTCCTGATGCCAACTACAACAGGGCAGGCaccaagaaaggaaaaggatataATGTTAATATCCCCTGGAATAAG AGTGGTATGGGTGACGGAGACTACATGGCAGCCATGGTAGAAGTAATCCTACCAATTGCGTATCAGTTTAACCCCGAGCTGGTATTGGTATCTGCCGGTTTTGATGCAGCTGTTGGAGACCCTTTAGGAG GCTGCAAAGTTTCCCCTGAATGCTACGGCCACATGACAAAATTATTGTCATGCCTTGCTGGCGGTCGAGTTATTGTTGCTCTAGAAGGCGGTTACAACTTGAACACAATCAGCTACTGTATGACCATGTGTGCAAAGGCTCTTTTAGGggaccctctcatccctctcagtCAGGGCCTTGCAGCATGTTCAAGTGCCTGTGAGACTTTGAACAATGTCGTGTCTGTACATCAGAAGTTCTGGTCAGCATTAGACTTGCAG AGCAAAGGAATGGCATCCAGTAATCAGAAATCTAAAAAGATCACAAAGCCGTCTCCGTCTGTTGATCTTACTGATAGAAGTCCAGAGATCCCAGATAGAAAAACTG GTCTTGATGAATTAACAAGCACCCTCAGCCAAATGAGTCTGggcaaagaaagggaaggagccaAGTCTACGGAAGTTGTTGAggtaaaaatggaggaggaggatggagccgtAGGAGGCGCTTGTGCCACACAAGCGGAAGGCCTGAATACGTTTTTACTAACGGAAGTTTCAGGAGCAGAG TCTATGTATGCAGTTGTTCCTTTGCAATGGTGTCCACACTTAGAATCAGTGCAGCCTGTGCCAAAGAGTAGCTTGGATGCCTTCAGTCCATGTGAAGAGTGCAAAGACTTGTCAGAGAATTGGGTGTGTCTCACCTGCTACAAG GTTTTGTGTGGACGATTTGTAAATGAGCATATGCTGATGCATGGTGTAATGGAAGAACATTACATGGTGCTAAGTTACGCTGACTTGTCTGTTTGGTGCTATTCATGCGACTCCTATATCCATCATGAG ATCCTGCAGGAAGCAAAACGGGCAGCTCACATTAGCAAATTCGGAGAGGATATCCCAGGCTCATTGTGA